A genomic window from Ignavibacteria bacterium includes:
- a CDS encoding T9SS type A sorting domain-containing protein, whose amino-acid sequence MLKYIFVLLYTFLFCSAVYSQRIKWEETFPDKNIETRGWKLVNNDKGGADIELYSPVEFFGLGVQSPHAGSYFFKLSFINMNRFNVIDDWIISPRIYDIHEGDSISFWCGAIDRQFKDSLKIWISTTDDSLSSFTMIDYFKVNGPVGSWHKKAYDLSAYAGKNIYFAVNYYIKDAGAFGRNSDVVWIDHFTHTGKGFGGIVPTKYELFQNFPNPFNPQTEISFGLPEDAKVTLKIYNLLGEQVAQLVNADYKKGIYSVVFDASNYASGVYFYRLTAGSFSDEKKMVLVK is encoded by the coding sequence ATGTTAAAATATATTTTTGTATTATTATATACTTTTTTGTTTTGTTCTGCAGTGTATTCACAGCGAATAAAGTGGGAAGAAACTTTTCCCGATAAAAATATTGAAACTCGCGGCTGGAAGCTGGTTAATAATGATAAAGGCGGCGCTGATATTGAGCTTTATTCACCGGTTGAATTTTTCGGGCTTGGTGTACAGAGCCCGCACGCCGGAAGCTACTTCTTCAAGCTAAGCTTCATAAATATGAACCGTTTCAATGTTATTGATGACTGGATAATTTCTCCGCGCATCTATGATATACATGAAGGTGATTCAATTTCTTTCTGGTGCGGCGCAATTGACAGGCAATTCAAGGATTCATTGAAAATATGGATCTCAACAACTGATGACAGCCTTTCTTCATTTACTATGATTGATTATTTTAAGGTAAACGGACCCGTAGGCTCATGGCATAAAAAAGCGTATGACCTTTCGGCATATGCAGGAAAAAATATTTACTTTGCAGTAAATTATTACATCAAAGATGCCGGTGCGTTCGGAAGAAATTCTGACGTGGTGTGGATAGACCACTTTACACATACAGGCAAAGGATTTGGCGGAATAGTACCGACAAAATACGAGCTGTTCCAGAATTTCCCCAATCCTTTCAACCCGCAAACCGAAATATCTTTCGGCCTGCCTGAAGATGCAAAGGTAACTTTAAAAATTTATAATCTGCTGGGTGAACAGGTCGCCCAATTGGTAAATGCTGACTATAAAAAAGGTATCTATTCTGTAGTATTTGATGCCTCAAATTACGCAAGCGGCGTTTATTTTTACCGTTTAACCGCAGGCAGCTTTTCAGATGAAAAGAAAATGGTTCTGGTGAAATAG
- a CDS encoding intradiol ring-cleavage dioxygenase: MKIIISLTAVLIFTNFVCGQNDDKPVKETIIKVGDGCEGCDAVYDSPVPLEELSSVDTLPDFNAAQIKLEISGVIYQSDGITPAPGIVLYLYHTDQNGYYSKKGNETGRHGYLRGWLKTNDKGEYRFYTLRPAPYPNATFPAHIHPTIKESGKTPYWIDDYVFDDDKFVDDSYRKNAENRGGDGIVSLTKNESGVYTSKRNLILGKNIPNYK, translated from the coding sequence ATGAAAATTATTATCTCGCTTACGGCTGTATTGATCTTCACAAATTTTGTCTGCGGACAAAATGACGATAAGCCCGTTAAGGAAACAATAATAAAAGTCGGTGATGGATGCGAAGGCTGCGATGCTGTTTATGACTCGCCAGTACCGCTTGAAGAACTAAGCAGTGTTGATACACTGCCTGATTTTAATGCAGCCCAAATTAAGCTCGAGATCAGCGGAGTTATCTATCAGTCTGATGGTATCACGCCTGCCCCGGGAATTGTATTATACCTCTATCACACCGATCAAAACGGGTATTATTCAAAAAAAGGAAATGAAACAGGACGACACGGCTACCTTAGAGGGTGGCTTAAGACCAATGATAAAGGTGAATATAGATTTTATACTCTCAGACCTGCTCCATATCCCAATGCCACATTCCCCGCGCATATTCACCCAACAATTAAAGAGTCCGGAAAAACTCCATACTGGATAGATGACTATGTGTTTGATGATGATAAATTTGTGGATGATTCATACAGGAAAAATGCTGAGAACCGCGGTGGTGATGGAATTGTATCATTGACAAAAAATGAAAGCGGTGTTTATACCTCAAAGCGCAATTTAATACTCGGGAAGAATATTCCGAATTATAAGTAA
- a CDS encoding histone deacetylase encodes MKVYYSDHYTVPLPEGHRFPMEKYRLLREKLLEEGILEPGELYEPELPAREVVTLAHSPEYFDSFANGTIDPKIIRRIGLPWSKELFYRSLASVGGAIGAARSAIECGIGGNLAGGTHHAFRDHGEGFCVFNDFAVVILHLIKCGMIHRAAIVDLDVHQGNGNSGILGANPDVYIFSMHGAKNYPFQKVPSTCDIGLADGTGDDEYLSLLKENLPAIFEFKPDIILYQAGVDPLKEDSLGRLSLTPGGLMERDRLVLGEYKSRDIPVSLGLGGGYSKPITHTVDAYAGTYRVVKSLY; translated from the coding sequence ATGAAAGTATATTACTCAGATCATTACACTGTTCCGCTGCCTGAGGGGCATAGGTTCCCCATGGAAAAATACAGGCTGCTGAGGGAAAAGCTGCTGGAGGAGGGTATCCTGGAGCCGGGTGAGCTTTATGAACCTGAGCTTCCCGCGCGCGAGGTTGTTACGCTTGCGCACTCGCCTGAATATTTTGACTCATTTGCAAACGGTACAATTGACCCCAAAATTATCCGCCGCATAGGGTTGCCGTGGAGCAAAGAATTGTTTTACCGTTCACTGGCTTCTGTTGGCGGAGCCATTGGCGCGGCACGCAGCGCCATTGAGTGCGGCATCGGCGGGAATCTTGCCGGGGGCACGCACCATGCTTTCCGTGATCACGGCGAGGGGTTTTGTGTATTCAATGATTTTGCCGTGGTGATACTGCATCTAATAAAATGCGGAATGATACACCGCGCCGCGATTGTTGACCTGGATGTTCACCAGGGCAACGGAAACTCCGGGATACTTGGGGCAAATCCGGATGTTTATATATTCAGCATGCACGGCGCGAAAAATTACCCGTTCCAGAAGGTGCCTTCAACATGTGATATCGGGCTTGCTGACGGTACTGGTGATGACGAATATTTATCCTTACTTAAAGAAAATTTACCTGCTATTTTTGAGTTTAAGCCTGATATAATATTGTACCAGGCAGGGGTTGATCCGCTTAAGGAGGATTCACTCGGCAGGCTTTCACTTACTCCCGGTGGTTTAATGGAGCGCGACAGGCTGGTGCTTGGTGAGTACAAATCAAGGGATATCCCGGTATCGCTCGGCTTGGGCGGGGGGTACTCAAAACCTATCACGCATACAGTTGATGCATATGCGGGGACGTATAGGGTGGTGAAGAGTTTATACTGA
- a CDS encoding trypsin-like peptidase domain-containing protein: MDTQHIIDKFQHVIIQIATPQGTGTGFYVKKENLIITNDHVVKGNSEAVISGRSLPKQISPVFFNDAKYDLAFIKVPEGIELPDINLAPGLDVKEGDQVIAIGHPYGLNYTATEGIVSKSKRLQRGINYIQIDAAINPGNSGGPLVNSNGDVVGVNTFIIAGGDNLGFALPVEYLEEDLKEYRQYFGKYTMKCPSCGFYVTEESLDAGEYCPNCGTKLEFPALKKEGEYKPTGASAIVETILEQLGKDVKLARKGPYSWEVEEGTAKIFINYNQDGFIVCDSMLCMLPKSNIAAMYEFLLRENYNLEGMMFSVNNQDVILSTFIYDQYLTYETGLENLKTLFANADKYDNILLDQYGAQPRVTDEA, encoded by the coding sequence ATGGATACTCAGCATATAATAGATAAATTTCAGCATGTAATTATACAAATAGCAACACCGCAGGGTACTGGTACCGGGTTTTATGTTAAAAAGGAGAACCTGATAATTACCAATGATCATGTGGTTAAGGGTAACTCAGAAGCTGTCATCAGCGGAAGATCACTTCCCAAGCAGATATCACCTGTATTTTTTAATGACGCCAAGTACGACCTTGCATTTATCAAGGTACCCGAAGGCATTGAGCTGCCTGATATTAACCTTGCGCCCGGGCTTGATGTAAAAGAAGGCGACCAGGTAATAGCGATCGGCCACCCGTACGGGCTGAACTATACAGCTACCGAGGGCATTGTTTCAAAATCAAAACGCCTGCAGCGCGGTATAAATTATATACAGATAGATGCAGCAATAAACCCGGGTAATTCCGGGGGACCCCTTGTTAATTCCAATGGTGATGTTGTTGGTGTGAATACTTTCATAATTGCAGGCGGCGATAACCTGGGATTTGCCCTGCCGGTTGAGTACCTTGAAGAAGACCTGAAGGAATACAGGCAGTACTTCGGTAAATATACCATGAAGTGCCCGAGCTGCGGATTTTACGTTACAGAAGAAAGCCTTGATGCCGGCGAATACTGCCCCAACTGCGGCACCAAGCTGGAGTTCCCCGCGCTTAAAAAAGAAGGCGAGTACAAGCCAACCGGGGCATCGGCAATTGTTGAAACAATTTTAGAGCAGCTTGGCAAGGATGTTAAGCTAGCGCGAAAAGGTCCCTATAGCTGGGAAGTTGAAGAAGGCACTGCCAAAATTTTTATCAACTACAACCAGGATGGCTTCATAGTTTGCGACAGCATGCTCTGCATGCTTCCAAAATCTAACATCGCCGCAATGTATGAGTTCCTGTTAAGGGAAAATTATAACCTCGAAGGCATGATGTTCAGCGTAAATAACCAGGATGTGATACTTTCCACGTTTATTTATGACCAGTATTTAACATATGAAACCGGTCTTGAAAACCTGAAGACACTTTTTGCCAATGCTGATAAATACGATAATATCCTGCTTGATCAGTATGGCGCGCAGCCAAGAGTGACCGATGAAGCTTGA
- a CDS encoding zf-HC2 domain-containing protein: MKNEITMKHNNCEEIELLVDDYLEGMISNEDRKQMEEHLKCCPACRKYLEDTVLLIERTSLIAQEDEKSEKLLPKNKQQELWNAIEAKINAKLPEHKDTHIYNMNGFEDEYISVSSGSKEPVPVRSAWGSMRYYFSGIAAVLILAFIVYGVNRYMKFRDNGIELNTNLVEVSGGPKWMVTSLKGSPMINDLVMKAIDSLGVGGVITTNDSSRAELYVAGLGTVIIEPNSKVKLTKSSNNEKRIQLDYGAIDANINAKPRTFFVDAGTVTAVDLGCSYKFSVDKAGDGLLYVRQGKVSLESAGRESLVPEGKFCVTKQDIGPGTPFREDSSPQLKQALMEFDFGNCGSQCIKTILNNSKKTDAVTLVNMMPRVDAQYKYEVYNKVAAYVAPPRVIPKDSISRFKRAEDINEWVDKIMEEVNIQIRENMARVEENMKQFDNEKWQKDWEKNWKDHSKKSWNFNYVIPPGNDTMEFLYKTGVNGWTEEDQKELEEEMKQMQEDLKIDNEEFKKEMEKVKEELKRVNEKIKIDMEEVKKEVEREKQLHKEEIEKEKKESEKHRKPSDTGDDDDN; the protein is encoded by the coding sequence ATGAAAAATGAAATAACCATGAAACATAATAATTGCGAAGAGATCGAGCTCTTGGTAGATGATTACCTTGAAGGTATGATCTCAAATGAAGACAGGAAGCAGATGGAAGAGCATCTTAAATGTTGCCCCGCCTGCAGAAAATACCTGGAAGATACCGTTCTTCTTATTGAAAGAACAAGCCTTATTGCCCAGGAAGACGAAAAAAGCGAAAAGCTGCTGCCTAAGAACAAACAGCAGGAGCTGTGGAACGCGATCGAAGCAAAGATAAACGCAAAATTACCCGAGCATAAAGATACACACATCTATAACATGAACGGTTTTGAAGATGAATATATTTCAGTTTCATCAGGCAGCAAAGAACCGGTTCCGGTAAGATCTGCCTGGGGAAGTATGCGATACTACTTCAGCGGCATTGCCGCAGTGCTCATCCTTGCGTTCATAGTTTACGGAGTAAACCGCTACATGAAATTCCGCGATAACGGAATTGAGCTCAATACCAATTTAGTCGAAGTTTCAGGCGGACCCAAATGGATGGTAACATCACTTAAAGGCAGCCCTATGATCAATGATCTTGTGATGAAGGCAATTGATTCACTGGGCGTGGGAGGTGTTATCACAACCAACGATTCATCCAGGGCAGAGCTTTATGTTGCGGGACTTGGCACAGTAATTATTGAACCGAACAGCAAAGTTAAGCTTACAAAAAGCAGCAATAATGAAAAACGAATTCAGCTTGATTACGGCGCAATTGACGCCAATATAAACGCAAAACCGCGCACATTCTTTGTTGATGCAGGCACCGTTACTGCTGTCGATCTTGGCTGTTCATATAAATTCTCAGTCGATAAAGCCGGCGACGGCCTGCTTTATGTAAGACAGGGCAAGGTTTCACTGGAATCAGCCGGCAGGGAATCACTTGTTCCCGAAGGCAAGTTCTGCGTAACCAAACAGGATATCGGCCCCGGCACACCGTTCAGAGAAGACTCCTCGCCACAGCTTAAACAGGCGCTTATGGAGTTTGATTTCGGTAACTGCGGCTCACAGTGTATAAAAACAATTCTTAATAATTCCAAAAAGACCGATGCTGTAACACTGGTTAACATGATGCCAAGGGTCGATGCGCAGTATAAATATGAGGTCTATAACAAGGTGGCTGCATATGTTGCACCGCCAAGGGTCATACCAAAAGATAGTATTTCAAGGTTCAAACGTGCTGAAGATATTAATGAATGGGTTGATAAGATAATGGAAGAAGTTAATATTCAGATCCGGGAAAATATGGCTAGGGTTGAAGAAAATATGAAGCAGTTTGATAATGAAAAATGGCAGAAGGACTGGGAAAAAAACTGGAAGGATCACTCTAAAAAAAGCTGGAATTTTAATTATGTAATACCGCCGGGCAACGATACTATGGAATTCCTTTACAAAACCGGCGTGAACGGCTGGACTGAAGAAGACCAGAAAGAGCTTGAAGAAGAAATGAAACAGATGCAGGAAGACCTGAAAATTGATAACGAAGAGTTCAAAAAGGAAATGGAAAAAGTTAAAGAAGAGCTTAAACGCGTTAATGAAAAGATAAAGATAGATATGGAAGAAGTTAAGAAGGAAGTTGAACGCGAAAAACAGCTGCACAAGGAAGAAATTGAAAAGGAAAAGAAGGAATCAGAAAAACACAGAAAGCCTAGCGATACCGGCGATGATGATGATAATTAA
- a CDS encoding AIPR family protein, whose amino-acid sequence MKVEPIINAKFNRFRDQFDLKKTPDGIAFERFVNYSILSVHQPDAFNGDSELFDIINVGGNNDMGIDGIAIKVNGILVRNIDEVKDLVERFKRTTIEFIFLQSKYKTNFDKGEYNNFLDGVREFLAENQKQPKNQAIDYLLEIKDYLLSENVIFTWEDNPTVRIYYVVMGKWMNDSNLSALANQFQEDVDRIGTYKKPKIHFIDTEHFKEILDSNENNFSTIINSIDTMPLTSVRNVENSCVILCYASELQKLLKTSDGLIRKSLFNDNVRDFQGNNTVNDEIRNTVELEPEKFALLNNGITIVCEEYLPSNRQVNLKNPQIVNGCQTCHVLYYSAEKSEDLSKVPVIVKVIATKSNEITNQIVRGTNRQNIVYDEAFETTKKFHKELEEFINALSNEYEKFYYERRSKQYQNNPTIKQYQKLNLRIIVQSFVAMFFNEPHVAFRHELKLLEKFPNSLFQDHQSKLPYFTAAYAFFSLEKLFRNNLFEKRNLYSYRAHVLMAFRELVAGKNIDINNEKMIDEHCQILLKVLKNDTECKKFFSKAIEIFENCKNIWIKKKRRSIYGIKDIKEFTELLLLEIRKITNMKTDSIKTGNFTYQGEVIKILRDRYGKYCGFIKRNPQNIFFHSKSIKGLNVNNLLGKQVTYKVTTNPKNNSLVATDIELINNILNI is encoded by the coding sequence ATGAAAGTTGAACCCATAATAAATGCAAAATTTAATAGATTTAGAGACCAATTTGATCTAAAAAAAACACCCGATGGTATCGCGTTTGAGAGGTTTGTTAACTATTCAATTTTAAGCGTACATCAACCAGATGCTTTCAACGGTGATTCCGAATTATTTGATATCATAAATGTTGGCGGTAACAATGATATGGGAATTGATGGAATAGCAATTAAAGTTAATGGGATTCTGGTTAGAAATATTGATGAGGTAAAAGACTTAGTTGAAAGGTTTAAAAGAACTACTATAGAGTTTATTTTTTTGCAATCAAAATATAAAACAAATTTTGACAAAGGTGAATATAATAATTTCTTAGATGGTGTGAGAGAATTTCTAGCTGAAAATCAAAAACAACCAAAAAACCAAGCAATTGACTATCTGCTAGAAATTAAAGACTATTTATTAAGTGAAAATGTTATATTCACGTGGGAAGATAATCCAACTGTGCGGATTTATTACGTAGTGATGGGTAAATGGATGAATGACAGTAATTTATCTGCATTAGCTAATCAGTTTCAGGAAGATGTTGATAGGATAGGAACCTATAAGAAACCAAAAATACATTTTATAGACACTGAACATTTCAAGGAAATATTAGATTCAAATGAAAATAATTTTTCAACTATCATAAATTCGATTGATACAATGCCCTTGACATCTGTTAGAAATGTTGAAAATTCTTGTGTGATTTTATGTTATGCATCCGAACTTCAAAAATTATTGAAAACAAGCGATGGCTTGATTAGAAAGTCTTTATTTAATGATAATGTGAGAGATTTTCAGGGCAACAATACTGTAAATGACGAAATCAGAAATACTGTTGAATTAGAGCCCGAAAAATTTGCATTATTAAATAATGGAATTACAATTGTGTGTGAGGAGTATTTGCCCAGCAACAGACAAGTGAATCTAAAAAACCCACAAATAGTAAATGGTTGTCAAACATGTCATGTTTTATATTATTCTGCAGAAAAAAGTGAAGACTTATCAAAGGTACCCGTAATCGTTAAAGTAATTGCTACTAAAAGTAACGAAATTACAAATCAAATTGTTAGGGGCACAAATAGGCAAAATATTGTATATGATGAAGCTTTCGAAACAACCAAAAAATTTCATAAAGAATTAGAAGAATTTATCAATGCCTTATCTAATGAATACGAAAAATTTTATTATGAGAGACGCTCAAAACAATACCAAAATAATCCAACGATTAAACAATATCAAAAACTCAATTTAAGAATTATAGTCCAATCATTTGTGGCGATGTTTTTTAACGAACCCCATGTCGCATTTAGGCACGAATTAAAACTACTTGAAAAATTTCCAAATTCTTTGTTTCAAGATCATCAATCCAAACTGCCATATTTTACGGCTGCATATGCTTTTTTTTCATTAGAAAAATTGTTTAGGAATAACCTTTTTGAAAAAAGGAATTTATACTCTTATCGTGCGCATGTTCTAATGGCATTTAGAGAACTTGTGGCTGGAAAAAATATCGATATAAATAACGAAAAAATGATTGACGAACATTGTCAAATATTACTAAAAGTATTAAAGAACGATACCGAATGTAAGAAGTTTTTTTCAAAGGCGATCGAAATATTTGAAAATTGTAAAAACATATGGATAAAAAAGAAAAGAAGAAGTATATATGGGATTAAAGACATTAAAGAATTTACTGAGTTACTTTTATTGGAAATACGAAAAATTACTAACATGAAAACTGATTCAATCAAAACAGGAAATTTTACTTATCAAGGTGAAGTAATAAAGATTTTGAGAGACAGATATGGTAAATATTGTGGTTTTATCAAACGCAATCCCCAAAATATTTTCTTTCACTCAAAATCAATAAAAGGATTAAATGTCAATAATTTGTTAGGGAAACAAGTTACCTACAAAGTTACTACAAATCCGAAAAACAACTCTTTAGTTGCAACTGATATAGAGTTGATTAATAATATCCTGAATATTTGA
- a CDS encoding CHAD domain-containing protein, producing the protein MAKAKKIPGLDPERPLAEGLLKILRTRFDEMTANEQGTIDGSDIEALHDMRVASRRVQAVFKMFRGVFPKKKFKAEYNELRLLIRSLGEVRDYDVFIDKIEKMKADVSERDTRAIDLLIIRKKAEREQKRKLLIQHINTLNRAGYKEHFHNFITENLS; encoded by the coding sequence TTGGCAAAAGCAAAAAAAATACCGGGGCTTGATCCTGAAAGGCCGCTTGCCGAAGGCCTGCTGAAGATACTGCGCACAAGGTTTGATGAAATGACGGCGAATGAGCAGGGCACAATTGATGGCAGCGATATAGAGGCATTGCATGATATGCGCGTAGCTTCGCGGCGTGTGCAGGCAGTATTTAAAATGTTCCGCGGTGTTTTCCCGAAGAAAAAATTCAAAGCAGAATACAATGAGCTGCGCCTGCTGATACGCTCACTTGGCGAGGTCAGAGATTATGATGTGTTCATAGATAAGATAGAAAAGATGAAGGCTGATGTAAGTGAAAGAGATACCCGCGCAATCGATCTGCTTATTATAAGGAAAAAAGCCGAACGTGAGCAGAAGCGAAAGCTGCTGATACAGCATATTAACACGCTTAACAGGGCGGGATATAAAGAGCATTTCCATAATTTCATTACGGAGAATTTATCATAG
- a CDS encoding RNA polymerase sigma factor, translated as MRSNLAEAGSTAEGGALELVSTSPDREFELVRQAAAGNSHAFRELYNNNVKRVYAVCLRACQDRDTAEELTQEVFVKAWEKLSSFHFESKFSSWLHSIAVNQFLMMKRSEKRFQERVSELTEIISRDNPQAKVKQGYDSRIDIEGALEKLPQQARMAFVLHDIEGYKHHEISKMMDIEVGTSKAHLHRARRMLREELAK; from the coding sequence ATGCGGTCTAATTTAGCCGAGGCAGGCAGCACTGCCGAGGGGGGAGCTCTGGAGCTGGTATCTACAAGTCCGGATAGAGAGTTTGAGCTGGTTCGCCAGGCGGCGGCAGGGAACTCTCATGCATTCAGGGAGCTGTATAACAACAACGTAAAACGTGTGTATGCAGTTTGTCTCCGCGCATGCCAGGATAGAGATACCGCAGAAGAGCTGACCCAGGAAGTATTTGTGAAAGCATGGGAAAAGCTTTCATCGTTTCACTTTGAAAGCAAGTTCTCATCATGGCTTCACTCAATTGCGGTGAACCAGTTCCTGATGATGAAGCGCTCTGAAAAAAGATTTCAGGAACGCGTAAGCGAGCTTACTGAAATTATTTCCAGGGATAATCCCCAGGCAAAAGTTAAACAGGGGTATGATTCAAGAATTGATATTGAAGGTGCCCTTGAAAAGCTGCCGCAGCAGGCCAGGATGGCTTTTGTTCTTCACGATATTGAAGGATATAAGCATCACGAAATTTCCAAAATGATGGATATAGAGGTAGGTACTTCAAAAGCCCATTTACACAGGGCCAGAAGAATGCTGAGAGAGGAGCTGGCAAAATGA
- a CDS encoding CHAD domain-containing protein, whose amino-acid sequence MKRKYSIKKKLSLRENLKRVIPEMYDDFFSYAPVVINFPLRKNQLHEMRKAGKPLRYAMELGEYCFSPDFKLCLDEVKLSLDLMGEVHDSDVMIPDINHHIREIRHFNNTIKDQEQRISTRQLRNCILNLREKRRNEYAELEAKLRSWSENNFKARIIAAMEIPEPVLNNSVKK is encoded by the coding sequence TTGAAAAGAAAATATTCCATAAAGAAAAAATTATCGCTCAGGGAAAATCTGAAACGGGTTATACCTGAGATGTATGATGATTTTTTTTCATATGCGCCTGTTGTGATAAATTTTCCGCTCAGGAAAAACCAGCTTCATGAAATGCGTAAGGCAGGCAAGCCGCTGCGCTACGCTATGGAGCTTGGCGAATACTGCTTCTCACCTGATTTTAAGCTGTGCCTTGATGAGGTAAAGCTATCACTTGACCTAATGGGTGAGGTACATGATTCAGATGTAATGATACCTGATATTAATCACCACATCAGGGAAATCAGGCATTTTAACAATACCATTAAAGATCAGGAACAGCGGATATCCACAAGGCAGCTTCGTAACTGTATATTGAACCTGAGGGAAAAAAGGCGGAATGAATATGCTGAGCTGGAGGCAAAGCTAAGATCATGGAGCGAAAATAATTTCAAAGCCCGAATAATAGCGGCTATGGAGATCCCGGAGCCTGTATTAAATAACTCCGTTAAAAAATGA
- a CDS encoding NUDIX domain-containing protein, translating into MTKKKQIQSTRFGVYAVLKYKDKYVLIQKGKGPFKGRWDLPGGKTDFGETPEQTLKREITEETGLKLRSYKLITVEAYTHESKKEEFHHTGVIYKAEAKDIDKLKREPDGNDSFGAELFTKKELKKLKLTPLAKKALKDI; encoded by the coding sequence ATGACAAAGAAAAAACAAATACAATCAACACGGTTCGGGGTTTATGCCGTATTAAAGTATAAGGATAAGTATGTACTGATCCAGAAGGGCAAGGGTCCGTTCAAAGGCAGGTGGGACCTGCCCGGCGGGAAAACCGATTTTGGCGAGACACCGGAGCAGACCTTAAAGCGCGAAATTACTGAAGAGACGGGTCTGAAGCTGAGGTCATATAAGCTTATAACGGTTGAGGCATATACACATGAATCAAAAAAAGAAGAGTTCCATCATACGGGTGTGATATATAAAGCTGAAGCGAAGGATATAGATAAATTAAAGCGCGAGCCTGACGGCAATGATTCATTTGGCGCTGAACTTTTCACAAAAAAAGAGCTGAAGAAGCTGAAGCTTACTCCGCTTGCAAAAAAAGCGCTGAAGGATATTTAA
- a CDS encoding DUF2892 domain-containing protein translates to MKANVGSADKVIRIILGVLIIGAGFYFKSWFGLIGIVPLLTAFMNFCPLYSIIGANTCGVKQSNK, encoded by the coding sequence ATGAAAGCAAACGTAGGAAGCGCAGATAAAGTTATCAGAATAATTCTTGGTGTGTTAATTATTGGCGCGGGATTTTATTTTAAATCCTGGTTCGGCTTAATCGGGATCGTACCGCTGTTAACGGCATTCATGAACTTCTGCCCGCTGTATTCAATAATAGGCGCAAACACATGCGGTGTAAAACAATCAAATAAGTAA
- a CDS encoding Crp/Fnr family transcriptional regulator: protein MIPEEIYQKLREAYPFLKSLSDSEAESIKQYSIFKTLPAGETVFLKGDTCSFFAFILSGRVRVFKAGETGREITLYRFEKGESCILTASCILSKNSFPAEAEVEEEIETVLIPNELLREFVKGYDPWRKYFFDLLSSRLSEVMEIVEEVAFRKMDSRIAEYITRNSHNGLLSATHQEIAKELGTSREVVSRILKDLEKEKIIILDRGKILINNQLALHSRLS, encoded by the coding sequence ATGATACCTGAGGAAATATACCAAAAACTCCGAGAAGCATACCCGTTTTTAAAGTCACTTTCAGATAGCGAAGCTGAGAGCATAAAGCAGTATTCAATTTTTAAAACACTGCCTGCGGGTGAAACGGTTTTTCTAAAAGGAGATACCTGTTCATTTTTCGCATTTATACTCTCTGGCAGGGTGCGTGTTTTTAAAGCCGGTGAAACCGGCAGAGAGATAACCCTTTACCGCTTCGAAAAGGGCGAGAGCTGCATATTGACAGCTTCGTGCATACTGAGCAAAAATTCCTTTCCCGCCGAAGCCGAAGTTGAAGAAGAAATTGAAACAGTGCTTATACCCAATGAGCTTCTGCGAGAATTTGTAAAAGGATATGACCCGTGGAGAAAATATTTTTTTGACCTGTTATCATCAAGGCTATCTGAAGTAATGGAAATTGTTGAAGAGGTCGCCTTCCGCAAAATGGATTCAAGAATTGCGGAATACATTACCCGCAACTCTCATAACGGATTATTAAGCGCAACGCACCAGGAAATTGCAAAAGAGCTTGGTACTTCAAGGGAGGTTGTAAGCCGCATTCTGAAGGATCTGGAAAAGGAAAAAATAATAATTCTTGACAGAGGTAAGATATTAATAAACAATCAATTAGCCCTTCACTCAAGGCTTTCTTAG